CCGCAACTTCTTGAGCTATTTTATCAATAATTTCATCGTTAATTTTCCTGCCCTTAATCATTTCTTCTGCAACTTGAGATCTATATGCCTTATTATTTACTCCAGTAACTCCGATTCTAAAATCTTCAACTTCATCACCATTAGTTTTTATTAATACTGCGACGCCAACTATTGCAAAATCTCCAGCTTTTCTCTCCAACTTCTGATAAGAGTACTTATAACTACTCACGTCAGGAATGGAAACCTCAGTAACTACCTCCCCTTGAGATAGGTCTGGCGTAAACATATCCTTATCAAATAGAGAGAACTCTTCTGTTCTTTCTCCAGAAGGACCTTTAATCTTTACTTTTGCATTAAGTACTAAAAGTGCTGCAGGATAGTCTGCTGAAGGATCTAATTGTGAAATACTTCCTCCTATTGTTCCCATGTTTCTTACTTGAGGATCTCCGA
This genomic interval from Acidianus sp. HS-5 contains the following:
- the cutB gene encoding glyceraldehyde dehydrogenase subunit beta, yielding MYPPKTGYVIPDSLSEVIEFLKAHDDAKILAGGHSLIPMMKLRIVRPSYLVDITKLKELHYLDKKEEYKIGATVTHYEVSKAQIPLLSEVASKIGDPQVRNMGTIGGSISQLDPSADYPAALLVLNAKVKIKGPSGERTEEFSLFDKDMFTPDLSQGEVVTEVSIPDVSSYKYSYQKLERKAGDFAIVGVAVLIKTNGDEVEDFRIGVTGVNNKAYRSQVAEEMIKGRKINDEIIDKIAQEVADESNPTSDIRGSAEYKRKATKVMTKRAILDALKR